The Pelobates fuscus isolate aPelFus1 chromosome 2, aPelFus1.pri, whole genome shotgun sequence genome has a segment encoding these proteins:
- the ESCO2 gene encoding N-acetyltransferase ESCO2 isoform X1 produces MAPTPRKRKHSSATPEGCQSSFGTPNKKLMVDYSNAVSPLATRNTNRFPSKKPSSLPGYMDMELLTDKENFGDSPIKSNAVRKLVISPTQNVAVPKHTYGLSPLKRSPRLGSEFKPTVPTVSFYKKDTFYVTPLDRKRIKETKSSMTRLDEDLFCSPDKPTKSPELKDVYKFTQTRKQPTKQKASRKRGKVFPKNGKSFPKSPPPVKPAVPVEDPVDGPKVGVLGFKMKPKLKLTVGAAFFATSKRPHSAPKRTSPYIKFLPTSKSTAKLGNVLNVVHSRDNIRERCVKEVHREGILVQKSSSEEKNEVNINKGMGDRITEAKMKSCISDDDHHNKPKSPSYAPKQRGAVVSQVVPDSQLDMDEQILKSSDKKASTIYPIFSTPTAGKKRPFDFHGDLSSPICSSTPSATSIGLNLIHKPSKKKKEANKESEDQLIIDAGQKHFGPVACSTCGMIYSAASLEDEAQHVQYHRRLMEGIRYMGWKKERVVAKYWDGKILSISPDDPKYALKKAEEVRELVDTELGFQQSTLVCPKKTKTYLFISNEKKIVGCVIAEPIKQAYRVIAEPISPESVSRDTLDRHRAWRCSNTPQEAICGISRIWVFALMRRKGIARKLMDAVKSSFIYGSYLTTDEIAFSDPTPDGKQFASSYCEIPDFLVYNFVR; encoded by the exons GTGTCAGTCATCATTTGGAACTCCTAATAAGAAATTAATGGTTGATTACAGTAATGCAGTGTCTCCTCTAGCGACTCGGAACACCAACAGGTTTCCCTCAAAGAAGCCCTCCTCTTTACCTGGTTACATGGATATGGAGCTTCTCACAGATAAAGAAAATTTTGGAGACTCTCCCATAAAATCCAACGCAGTGAGGAAACTTGTCATCTCTCCAACCCAAAATGTTGCTGTGCCAAAACACACGTATGGTTTATCGCCTCTTAAAAGGTCCCCAAGGCTTGGCTCAGAGTTTAAGCCGACTGTGCCAACAGTATCTTTTTATAAAAAGGATACGTTTTATGTCACTCCTCTGGATAGGAAGCGAATAAAGGAGACCAAGTCTTCAATGACAAGGCTAGATGAAGATTTGTTTTGTTCTCCTGATAAACCCACCAAAAGCCCAGAACTTAAAGATGTCTATAAATTCACCCAAACTAGAAAACAACCAACTAAGCAAAAGGCAAGCCGTAAGCGAGGGAAGGTATTTCCAAAGAATGGAAAATCATTTCCAAAAAGTCCTCCGCCTGTCAAGCCAGCTGTGCCAGTGGAAGACCCTGTGGATGGTCCTAAAGTGGGGGTTTTAGGGTTTAAAATGAAACCAAAGCTGAAGCTTACAGTTGGAGCTGCGTTTTTTGCTACAAGCAAGAGGCCACATTCTGCTCCCAAGAGGACTTCTCCATATATTAAGTTTCTTCCAACCTCAAAATCTACAGCAAAGCTAGGAAACGTTCTCAATGTAGTCCACTCTAGGGATAACATCAGAGAGAGATGCGTGAAGGAAGTCCACAGGGAGGGAATTCTTGTGCAAAAGTCTTCATCAGAAGAAAAGAATGAAGTCAACATAAACAAAGGGATGGGGGACCGAATAACAGAAGCGAAAATGAAAAGTTGCATTAGTGATGATGATCACCACAACAAGCCAAAGAGTCCATCTTATGCCCCAAAACAGCGGGGCGCAGTGGTGTCG caggTGGTTCCTGATTCACAGCTTGACATGGATGAACAGATATTGAAATCATCTGACAAAAAAG CCTCCACAATTTATCCAATTTTCAGCACCCCTACTGCAGGTAAAAAGAG GCCTTTTGATTTCCATGGAGATCTGTCATCCCCCATTTGCTCCAGCACTCCATCTGCCACTTCCATTGGTTTAAACCTAATCCACAAACCAAGCAAGAAGAAGAAAGAGGCAAACAAGGAGTCTGAAGACCAGCTCATTATA GATGCAGGACAGAAACACTTTGGTCCAGTGGCTTGCAGCACATGTGGGATGATTTACTCTGCAGCAAGTCTGGAAGACGAAGCACAGCACGTACAGTACCACCGGCGGCTGATGGAGGGCATTCGATACATG GGTTGGAAGAAAGAGAGAGTGGTGGCTAAATATTGGGATGGAAAAATCTTATCAATATCCCCGGATGATCCCAAGTATGCACTAAAAAAG gcaGAAGAGGTTCGGGAGCTTGTTGACACAGAGCTAGGGTTTCAACAGAGTACCCTAGTGTGCCCAAAAAAGACTAAAACCTACCTGTTCATCTCCAATGAGAAGAAAATAGTTGGATGCGTGATTGCAGAACCAATCAAACAG GCATATAGAGTCATTGCTGAACCCATCTCTCCGGAGTCCGTTAGTAGAGATACTTTGGACAGACACAGAGCCTGGAGATGCTCCAACACTCCACAAGAAGCCATATGTGGGATCAGCAGAATCTGGGTCTTCGCTTTAATGCGCAGAAAAGGCATTGCCAGGAAACTGATGGATGCAGTGAA GAGTTCCTTTATTTATGGATCGTACCTCACGACAGATGAAATTGCCTTCTCAGACCCAACCCCGGACGGCAAACAGTTTGCCAGCAGCTACTGTGAAATCCCAGATTTCCTCGTATACAATTTTGTCCGCTAG
- the ESCO2 gene encoding N-acetyltransferase ESCO2 isoform X2, which yields MAPTPRKRKHSSATPEGCQSSFGTPNKKLMVDYSNAVSPLATRNTNRFPSKKPSSLPGYMDMELLTDKENFGDSPIKSNAVRKLVISPTQNVAVPKHTYGLSPLKRSPRLGSEFKPTVPTVSFYKKDTFYVTPLDRKRIKETKSSMTRLDEDLFCSPDKPTKSPELKDVYKFTQTRKQPTKQKASRKRGKVFPKNGKSFPKSPPPVKPAVPVEDPVDGPKVGVLGFKMKPKLKLTVGAAFFATSKRPHSAPKRTSPYIKFLPTSKSTAKLGNVLNVVHSRDNIRERCVKEVHREGILVQKSSSEEKNEVNINKGMGDRITEAKMKSCISDDDHHNKPKSPSYAPKQRGAVVSVVPDSQLDMDEQILKSSDKKASTIYPIFSTPTAGKKRPFDFHGDLSSPICSSTPSATSIGLNLIHKPSKKKKEANKESEDQLIIDAGQKHFGPVACSTCGMIYSAASLEDEAQHVQYHRRLMEGIRYMGWKKERVVAKYWDGKILSISPDDPKYALKKAEEVRELVDTELGFQQSTLVCPKKTKTYLFISNEKKIVGCVIAEPIKQAYRVIAEPISPESVSRDTLDRHRAWRCSNTPQEAICGISRIWVFALMRRKGIARKLMDAVKSSFIYGSYLTTDEIAFSDPTPDGKQFASSYCEIPDFLVYNFVR from the exons GTGTCAGTCATCATTTGGAACTCCTAATAAGAAATTAATGGTTGATTACAGTAATGCAGTGTCTCCTCTAGCGACTCGGAACACCAACAGGTTTCCCTCAAAGAAGCCCTCCTCTTTACCTGGTTACATGGATATGGAGCTTCTCACAGATAAAGAAAATTTTGGAGACTCTCCCATAAAATCCAACGCAGTGAGGAAACTTGTCATCTCTCCAACCCAAAATGTTGCTGTGCCAAAACACACGTATGGTTTATCGCCTCTTAAAAGGTCCCCAAGGCTTGGCTCAGAGTTTAAGCCGACTGTGCCAACAGTATCTTTTTATAAAAAGGATACGTTTTATGTCACTCCTCTGGATAGGAAGCGAATAAAGGAGACCAAGTCTTCAATGACAAGGCTAGATGAAGATTTGTTTTGTTCTCCTGATAAACCCACCAAAAGCCCAGAACTTAAAGATGTCTATAAATTCACCCAAACTAGAAAACAACCAACTAAGCAAAAGGCAAGCCGTAAGCGAGGGAAGGTATTTCCAAAGAATGGAAAATCATTTCCAAAAAGTCCTCCGCCTGTCAAGCCAGCTGTGCCAGTGGAAGACCCTGTGGATGGTCCTAAAGTGGGGGTTTTAGGGTTTAAAATGAAACCAAAGCTGAAGCTTACAGTTGGAGCTGCGTTTTTTGCTACAAGCAAGAGGCCACATTCTGCTCCCAAGAGGACTTCTCCATATATTAAGTTTCTTCCAACCTCAAAATCTACAGCAAAGCTAGGAAACGTTCTCAATGTAGTCCACTCTAGGGATAACATCAGAGAGAGATGCGTGAAGGAAGTCCACAGGGAGGGAATTCTTGTGCAAAAGTCTTCATCAGAAGAAAAGAATGAAGTCAACATAAACAAAGGGATGGGGGACCGAATAACAGAAGCGAAAATGAAAAGTTGCATTAGTGATGATGATCACCACAACAAGCCAAAGAGTCCATCTTATGCCCCAAAACAGCGGGGCGCAGTGGTGTCG gTGGTTCCTGATTCACAGCTTGACATGGATGAACAGATATTGAAATCATCTGACAAAAAAG CCTCCACAATTTATCCAATTTTCAGCACCCCTACTGCAGGTAAAAAGAG GCCTTTTGATTTCCATGGAGATCTGTCATCCCCCATTTGCTCCAGCACTCCATCTGCCACTTCCATTGGTTTAAACCTAATCCACAAACCAAGCAAGAAGAAGAAAGAGGCAAACAAGGAGTCTGAAGACCAGCTCATTATA GATGCAGGACAGAAACACTTTGGTCCAGTGGCTTGCAGCACATGTGGGATGATTTACTCTGCAGCAAGTCTGGAAGACGAAGCACAGCACGTACAGTACCACCGGCGGCTGATGGAGGGCATTCGATACATG GGTTGGAAGAAAGAGAGAGTGGTGGCTAAATATTGGGATGGAAAAATCTTATCAATATCCCCGGATGATCCCAAGTATGCACTAAAAAAG gcaGAAGAGGTTCGGGAGCTTGTTGACACAGAGCTAGGGTTTCAACAGAGTACCCTAGTGTGCCCAAAAAAGACTAAAACCTACCTGTTCATCTCCAATGAGAAGAAAATAGTTGGATGCGTGATTGCAGAACCAATCAAACAG GCATATAGAGTCATTGCTGAACCCATCTCTCCGGAGTCCGTTAGTAGAGATACTTTGGACAGACACAGAGCCTGGAGATGCTCCAACACTCCACAAGAAGCCATATGTGGGATCAGCAGAATCTGGGTCTTCGCTTTAATGCGCAGAAAAGGCATTGCCAGGAAACTGATGGATGCAGTGAA GAGTTCCTTTATTTATGGATCGTACCTCACGACAGATGAAATTGCCTTCTCAGACCCAACCCCGGACGGCAAACAGTTTGCCAGCAGCTACTGTGAAATCCCAGATTTCCTCGTATACAATTTTGTCCGCTAG